In Achromobacter xylosoxidans A8, a single window of DNA contains:
- the mtgA gene encoding monofunctional biosynthetic peptidoglycan transglycosylase — MATRKGRSWFRIISGALMALVCLVLLYQFWLFAQVVWYNYRPPGSSAIMREERSRLSDGNPDFELKYEWVPYDKINRNLKRAVVASEDSNFTEHDGVEWDAIRKAWEYNQKQQDAGRSKMRGGSTITQQLAKNLFLSSSRSYIRKGQELVLTYMIEHVMSKERILELYLNVAEWGEGVFGAQAAAKHYFNTTAANLGASQSARLAAMLPNPRFYDAHRNTRYLNSRVGVLTRRMQMVEIP, encoded by the coding sequence ATGGCGACGCGCAAGGGCCGCTCCTGGTTCCGGATCATCAGCGGCGCGCTGATGGCGCTGGTATGCCTGGTGCTGCTCTATCAGTTCTGGCTGTTCGCCCAGGTGGTCTGGTACAACTACCGCCCCCCTGGCAGCAGCGCGATCATGCGCGAGGAACGGTCCCGCCTGAGCGACGGCAACCCCGATTTCGAGCTGAAGTACGAATGGGTGCCCTACGACAAGATCAACCGCAACCTCAAGCGGGCGGTCGTGGCGTCCGAGGACTCCAACTTCACCGAGCACGACGGCGTCGAATGGGATGCCATCCGCAAGGCCTGGGAATACAATCAGAAACAGCAGGACGCCGGCCGCAGCAAGATGCGCGGCGGCTCCACCATCACCCAGCAACTGGCCAAGAACTTGTTCCTGTCCAGTTCCCGCAGCTACATCCGCAAGGGCCAGGAACTCGTCCTGACCTACATGATCGAACATGTCATGAGCAAGGAGCGGATCCTGGAGCTGTATCTGAACGTGGCGGAATGGGGCGAGGGCGTGTTCGGCGCCCAGGCCGCCGCCAAGCATTATTTCAACACCACCGCCGCCAACCTGGGGGCCAGCCAGTCGGCCCGGCTGGCGGCCATGCTGCCCAACCCGCGCTTCTACGACGCCCACCGCAACACCCGGTATCTGAACTCCCGGGTCGGCGTCCTGACGCGGCGGATGCAGATGGTCGAGATTCCCTGA
- the aroE gene encoding shikimate dehydrogenase — MTEAPPLARYAVIGNPIAHSRSPQIHAMFAEQTGKPLRYDRLLAPVDGFADAVAAFVAEGGLGLNVTVPFKLDAYALAAGRLSSRARLAGAVNTLSWRDGAWHGCNTDGVGLVSDLLRLGVRLTGASVLLVGAGGAARGVLQPLAEAGCGRIHIVNRTASKAEELAASWRDSGVSPQTAVTGGSLADAAQAGGWNLVINATASGLQNAAPDLPPGLYAAGAAAYDMMYGARPTAFMKQAEADGAALTADGLGMLVGQAAESFYIWHGVRPDPAPVLVALREALQAGQ, encoded by the coding sequence ATGACCGAGGCGCCCCCTCTTGCCCGATACGCCGTCATCGGCAACCCCATCGCGCACAGCCGCTCGCCTCAGATCCACGCCATGTTTGCCGAACAGACCGGCAAGCCGCTGCGCTATGACCGCCTGCTGGCGCCGGTGGACGGCTTTGCCGATGCGGTCGCCGCCTTCGTGGCCGAGGGCGGGCTGGGCCTGAATGTGACGGTGCCCTTCAAGCTGGACGCCTACGCCCTGGCCGCCGGCCGCCTGTCCAGCCGCGCCCGCCTGGCCGGCGCGGTCAACACCCTGTCCTGGCGCGACGGCGCCTGGCACGGCTGCAATACCGATGGCGTGGGCCTGGTGTCCGACCTGCTACGCCTGGGCGTGCGCCTCACGGGAGCATCCGTGCTGCTGGTCGGCGCCGGCGGCGCGGCCCGAGGCGTACTGCAGCCCCTGGCCGAGGCCGGCTGCGGCCGCATCCACATCGTCAACCGCACCGCCTCCAAGGCGGAAGAACTGGCCGCCTCCTGGCGCGACAGCGGCGTGTCGCCGCAGACGGCGGTCACGGGCGGCAGCCTGGCGGACGCCGCCCAGGCCGGCGGCTGGAACCTGGTCATCAACGCCACCGCCAGCGGCCTGCAGAACGCCGCCCCCGACCTGCCCCCCGGCCTCTACGCGGCCGGCGCAGCCGCCTACGACATGATGTACGGCGCCCGGCCCACCGCCTTCATGAAGCAGGCCGAAGCCGACGGCGCCGCCCTGACGGCCGATGGCCTCGGCATGCTGGTAGGCCAGGCAGCCGAAAGCTTCTACATCTGGCATGGCGTGCGTCCCGACCCCGCCCCGGTGCTGGTCGCGCTGCGCGAGGCGCTCCAGGCCGGGCAATAA
- a CDS encoding TonB family protein, protein MQRLADSPSPLSRYLRWLGAPAQHYLRIGIAISLLVHAGALAWRFGAPALSRPPVTSLEVVLLNARSETPPDTPRAQAQNQMSGGGNAERGMSTTPLPRTGESAETIVLEAMRRRQVQLEAEQTRLMTQLRAADKAGAERQAVNPWPDGADLGRDAEDQASLIQSAQVAALAARVQQYSAEPRKQFVAPSAEASRYAAYLDAWRTRIEAVGTQHYPDEARGRIYGSLRITVSVRADGSIADVEIDQPSPHAVLNQAARRIVQLAAPFPPFPPDIARDTDVLVITRTWHFVNDTLETQAP, encoded by the coding sequence GTGCAACGCCTCGCTGATTCCCCTTCCCCGCTGAGCCGTTACCTGCGGTGGCTGGGCGCACCCGCCCAGCATTACCTGCGCATCGGCATCGCAATATCGCTGTTGGTGCACGCCGGCGCCCTGGCGTGGCGCTTTGGCGCGCCCGCGCTCTCGCGCCCGCCGGTCACCAGCCTGGAAGTCGTGCTGCTCAATGCCCGCAGCGAGACGCCCCCGGACACTCCGCGCGCGCAGGCCCAGAACCAGATGAGCGGCGGCGGCAACGCCGAGCGCGGCATGTCCACTACCCCGCTGCCACGCACGGGCGAATCGGCCGAGACCATCGTGCTTGAAGCCATGCGCCGCCGCCAGGTGCAGCTGGAAGCCGAACAGACCCGCCTGATGACCCAGCTGCGCGCCGCTGACAAAGCCGGCGCCGAGCGCCAGGCCGTCAACCCCTGGCCCGACGGCGCCGACCTGGGCCGCGACGCCGAGGACCAGGCCAGCCTCATCCAGAGCGCCCAGGTGGCCGCGCTGGCGGCGCGGGTCCAGCAGTACAGCGCCGAACCGCGCAAGCAATTCGTGGCCCCCTCCGCCGAGGCCTCGCGCTATGCCGCCTACCTGGACGCCTGGCGCACCCGCATCGAGGCGGTCGGCACCCAGCACTACCCGGACGAGGCGCGCGGCCGCATCTATGGCTCGCTGCGCATCACGGTGTCCGTCCGCGCCGACGGCAGCATCGCCGATGTCGAGATCGACCAACCCTCGCCGCACGCCGTCCTGAATCAGGCGGCCCGCCGCATCGTCCAGCTGGCCGCGCCCTTCCCCCCGTTCCCGCCCGATATCGCGCGCGACACGGACGTGCTGGTCATCACCCGCACCTGGCATTTCGTCAACGACACCCTGGAAACCCAAGCCCCATGA
- a CDS encoding ABC transporter ATP-binding protein: protein MIELSVEDLHLDYGDNPVLKGVSMQLRQGEVVSLLGPSGSGKTTLLRAVAGLEGPKRGRITIGDRVVYDGAAKKEIPAEERNLGLVFQSYALWPHKTVFENVAYPLKLRKVPGAEVRERVQAVLDQLGLGKLGQRHPHALSGGQQQRVAIGRALVYSPPVILLDEPLSNLDAKLREEARAFLRELIIRLGLSALMVTHDQSEAMAISDRILLLNNGKIEQQGTPQEMYGSPSTLFTAEFMGSNNRLDGKVTEVRDGQARIEGRGFSVWGKASPGLAQGQDATAVIRVEQVRLADDPDGNHLDMPLLTSMYLGDRWEYLFRTPDADPAHTLALRAYGPEGREPGPCRLALPASKVWVFPRSAA from the coding sequence ATGATTGAGCTTTCTGTAGAAGACCTGCACCTGGATTACGGCGACAACCCGGTGCTCAAGGGCGTGTCGATGCAGCTACGCCAGGGCGAAGTGGTGTCGCTGCTGGGCCCCTCGGGCAGCGGCAAGACCACCCTGCTGCGCGCCGTGGCCGGCCTGGAAGGCCCCAAGCGCGGCCGCATCACCATCGGCGACCGCGTCGTGTACGACGGCGCGGCGAAGAAGGAGATTCCCGCCGAGGAGCGCAACCTGGGCCTGGTGTTCCAGTCCTATGCGCTGTGGCCGCACAAGACCGTGTTCGAGAACGTGGCTTACCCGCTGAAGCTGCGCAAAGTGCCCGGCGCCGAGGTGCGCGAACGGGTGCAGGCGGTGCTGGACCAACTGGGCCTGGGCAAGCTGGGCCAGCGCCATCCGCACGCCCTGTCCGGCGGCCAGCAGCAGCGCGTGGCCATCGGCCGGGCGCTGGTGTACAGCCCGCCCGTGATCCTGCTGGATGAGCCGCTGTCCAACCTGGACGCCAAGCTGCGCGAAGAGGCCCGCGCCTTCCTGCGCGAGCTGATCATCCGCCTGGGCCTGTCGGCGCTGATGGTGACGCATGACCAGAGCGAAGCCATGGCGATTTCGGACCGCATCCTGCTGTTGAACAACGGCAAGATCGAACAGCAGGGCACGCCGCAAGAGATGTACGGGTCCCCCTCCACGCTGTTCACCGCTGAATTCATGGGCAGCAACAATCGTCTGGACGGCAAGGTGACCGAAGTGCGCGACGGCCAGGCCCGCATCGAGGGCCGCGGCTTCTCTGTGTGGGGCAAGGCCAGCCCGGGCCTGGCCCAGGGCCAGGACGCCACCGCCGTCATCCGGGTGGAGCAGGTGCGCCTGGCGGACGACCCTGACGGCAACCACCTGGACATGCCGCTGCTGACCAGCATGTATCTGGGCGACCGCTGGGAGTACCTGTTCCGTACTCCCGACGCCGACCCAGCCCACACCCTGGCCCTGCGCGCCTATGGCCCCGAAGGTCGCGAACCCGGCCCCTGCCGGCTGGCCCTGCCCGCCAGCAAGGTCTGGGTCTTTCCCCGCAGCGCCGCCTGA
- a CDS encoding ABC transporter permease: MQSLRSKWQSLPRGVVVLITALAIYVPLSFIIIQSFLSAPFFAPSKTFSLDAFRFIFADPDFYKALKSGFILAFGLAVIAIPLGGMLAFLMIRTDLPGRRWIEPLILVPVFVSPMVLGFGYVVAAGPVGFFSIWAQNLLGFVPWNVYSLTSIVVIAGLTHVPHAYLYISSALRSMGSDVEEAARVAGASPLRVMVSVSLPMVRPAMLYATVLLFFLGLEVFGLVLVLGDPEGNLVLATYLYKLTNKLGIPSYHLMAAVAVVLICMTIPLVMLQRRLMRTANRFVTVKGKASRARALPLGKWRWVAGAVVAFWLLVTIVVPLLGVLLRAFVSNWGMGVSLFDVLSLDAFRTVFAQPNLMRAIVNSVAIGVFGGALAVMCYMFVGLAMHRKPDNITRFMDYSVLVPRAVPGLLAGLAFLWVFLFVPMWLDNALDEGGWLSALPFAEWLRENFIEWLRAMRSTIFSVWLAYTVVWMAYGLRLISSTLLQVGPELEEAARSAGARRGQVTRHVTVPLAKYGLIGSWLLMFLIFEREYSTGVYLLSPGTETIGSMLVSLWASGAIDIVAALSFINIVLVVIGLGIALRFGVKLHD, from the coding sequence ATGCAGTCATTGCGCTCGAAATGGCAGTCCCTGCCCCGCGGCGTGGTGGTGCTGATCACGGCTTTGGCGATTTATGTGCCGCTGTCGTTCATCATCATCCAGAGCTTTCTGTCCGCGCCCTTCTTTGCCCCGTCCAAGACCTTCAGCCTGGACGCGTTCCGCTTCATCTTCGCGGACCCCGATTTCTACAAGGCCCTGAAAAGCGGCTTCATCCTGGCCTTCGGCCTGGCCGTCATCGCCATCCCGTTGGGCGGCATGCTGGCCTTCCTGATGATACGCACGGATCTCCCCGGCCGGCGCTGGATCGAGCCGCTGATCCTGGTGCCGGTTTTCGTGTCGCCCATGGTGCTGGGCTTCGGCTATGTGGTGGCCGCGGGCCCCGTGGGCTTTTTCTCGATCTGGGCGCAGAACCTGCTGGGCTTCGTGCCCTGGAACGTCTATTCGCTGACCAGCATCGTCGTCATCGCCGGCCTGACCCACGTACCGCACGCCTACCTGTACATCTCGTCGGCGCTGCGCAGCATGGGCTCCGATGTTGAAGAAGCCGCCCGCGTGGCCGGCGCCTCGCCGCTGCGCGTGATGGTGTCGGTCAGCCTGCCCATGGTGCGTCCGGCCATGCTCTACGCGACCGTGCTGCTGTTCTTCCTGGGCCTGGAAGTGTTCGGCCTGGTGCTGGTGCTGGGCGACCCCGAAGGCAACCTGGTGCTGGCCACCTACCTGTACAAGCTCACCAACAAGCTGGGCATCCCGTCCTATCACCTGATGGCCGCCGTGGCCGTGGTGCTGATCTGCATGACGATCCCGCTGGTGATGCTGCAGCGCCGCCTGATGCGCACCGCCAACCGCTTCGTCACCGTCAAGGGCAAGGCCTCGCGGGCCCGCGCCCTGCCGCTGGGCAAGTGGCGCTGGGTGGCTGGCGCGGTGGTGGCGTTCTGGCTGCTGGTGACCATCGTGGTGCCGCTGCTGGGCGTGCTGCTGCGCGCCTTCGTGTCCAACTGGGGCATGGGCGTGTCGCTGTTCGACGTGCTGTCGCTGGACGCGTTCCGCACCGTGTTCGCGCAGCCCAACCTGATGCGCGCCATCGTCAACTCGGTGGCCATCGGCGTGTTCGGCGGCGCGCTGGCCGTGATGTGCTACATGTTCGTGGGGCTGGCCATGCACCGCAAGCCCGACAACATCACGCGCTTCATGGACTACAGCGTGCTGGTGCCGCGCGCCGTGCCTGGCCTCTTGGCCGGCCTGGCGTTCCTGTGGGTATTCCTGTTCGTGCCGATGTGGCTGGACAATGCCCTGGACGAAGGCGGCTGGCTGTCGGCCCTGCCCTTCGCGGAATGGCTGCGCGAGAACTTCATCGAATGGCTGCGCGCCATGCGCAGCACCATCTTCAGCGTGTGGCTGGCCTACACGGTGGTATGGATGGCGTATGGCCTGCGGCTGATCTCCTCGACCCTGCTGCAGGTAGGCCCCGAACTGGAAGAGGCCGCCCGCAGCGCCGGCGCGCGCCGCGGCCAGGTCACCCGCCACGTCACGGTGCCGCTGGCCAAGTACGGCCTGATCGGTTCCTGGCTGCTGATGTTCCTGATCTTCGAGCGCGAGTACTCCACCGGCGTCTACCTACTGTCGCCCGGCACCGAGACCATCGGCTCCATGCTGGTGTCGCTGTGGGCCTCGGGCGCCATCGACATCGTGGCCGCGCTTTCCTTCATCAATATCGTTCTGGTCGTGATCGGCCTGGGCATCGCCCTGCGATTCGGAGTCAAACTTCATGATTGA